A single region of the Raphanus sativus cultivar WK10039 chromosome 1, ASM80110v3, whole genome shotgun sequence genome encodes:
- the LOC108859735 gene encoding protein FEZ-like, producing MGERNDDGDQKMEEVLLPGFRFHPTDEELVSFYLKRKVQHYPLSIEVIRQLDIYKYDPWDLPRFAMTGEKEWYFYCPRDRKYRNSSRPNRVTGAGFWKATGTDRPIYSSEGNKCIGLKKSLVFYQGRAAKGVKTDWMMHEFRLPSLSEPSPSSKRFFDSHISPNDSWAICRIFKKSNTTTLRSLSHSFVSSLPSDTSIDTMSNQKPSNTSHFSSDLKTSSHIQFHHEKTNNIPKTSSCRTPLVATMSPFSYLDFTSYEKPTNVFNPVSSLDQQYLTSLFLAPQEIQAQLPMLASSNEFPSFLLNMPSSDSSFLEECTSEIDLSAVLAQEQCPALVSLPQEYQEKGIGGNGEVKNMHSFNEDHHSDCTTLKFGDIGSTVEEKHPHHCQDVKHNMTLLESYYSSLSSINGDLPACFSAT from the exons ATGGGAGAGAGAAACGATGATGGTGATCAGAAAATGGAGGAAGTATTGTTGCCCGGATTTAGGTTTCATCCAACGGACGAAGAACTTGTAAGCTTCTACCTGAAGCGCAAGGTTCAACACTATCCTCTCTCCATTGAGGTCATAAGACAACTTGATATCTACAAATACGACCCCTGGGATCTTCCAA gGTTTGCAATGACGGGTGAAAAGGAATGGTACTTTTATTGTCCGAGGGACAGGAAGTACAGGAATAGCTCGAGGCCGAACCGAGTGACCGGAGCCGGTTTCTGGAAAGCCACGGGAACTGACAGGCCGATATACTCGTCGGAAGGAAACAAATGCATAGGTCTAAAGAAGTCATTGGTGTTCTACCAAGGAAGAGCTGCGAAAGGAGTTAAGACTGATTGGATGATGCATGAGTTTCGTTTGCCTTCTCTCTCGGAGCCATCTCCTTCTTCTAAGAGGTTCTTCGATTCGCATATCTCTCCAAAT GACTCGTGGGCTATATGCAGAATCTTCAAGAAGTCAAACACAACGACCCTGAGATCTCTCTCTCACTCCTTTGTTTCCTCGTTACCATCAGACACAAGCATCGACACAATGTCCAACCAAAAGCCATCAAACACATCACACTTTTCTTCAGACCTCAAAACTAGCTCTCACATCCAGTTTCACCATGAGAAAACGAACAATATTCCAAAAACTAGTAGTTGTCGAACTCCTCTTGTTGCCACTATGAGCCCATTCTCTTACTTGGATTTCACTTCCTATGAGAAACCCACCAACGTTTTCAATCCGGTTTCAAGTTTAGACCAACAATACCTCACGAGTCTCTTTCTTGCTCCACAAGAAATACAAGCTCAGCTGCCAATGCTCGCCTCGTCTAATGAATTCCCCTCGTTTCTCCTAAACATGCCATCATCAGATTCGAGCTTCTTGGAAGAATGCACCAGCGAGATCGACCTCAGTGCGGTATTGGCCCAAGAGCAGTGTCCTGCTCTTGTCAGTCTACCACAAGAGTATCAAGAAAAGGGAATCGGAGGAAATGGGGAAGTAAAGAACATGCATAGTTTCAATGAAGATCATCATAGTGACTGTACCACACTTAAGTTTGGTGATATTGGTTCAACAGTTGAAGAAAAGCATCCTCATCATTGTCAAGACGTAAAACATAACATGACATTGTTGGAAAGTTATTATTCCTCTTTGTCATCCATTAATGGCGATTTACCAGCTTGTTTCTCCGCAACTTAA
- the LOC108808296 gene encoding probable methyltransferase PMT2, giving the protein MAIKSSSADNKTRSSVQIFIVFSLCCFFYILGAWQRSGFGKGDSIALEMTNSGADCNIVPSLNFETHHAGESSISSSSAKAKTFEPCDARYTDYTPCQDQRRAMTFPRDSMIYRERHCAPESEKLSCLVPAPKGYVTPFSWPKSRDYVPYANAPYKALTVEKAIQNWIQYEGEVFRFPGGGTQFPQGADKYIDQLASVIPMGNGTVRTALDTGCGVASWGAYLWSRNVRAMSFAPRDSHEAQVQFALERGVPAVIGVLGTIKLPYPTRAFDMAHCSRCLIPWGANDGMYLMEVDRVLRPGGYWILSGPPINWKINYKAWQRPKEELEEEQRKIEEAAKLLCWEKKYEHGEIAIWQKRVNDDACRSRQDDPRANFCKTDDTDDVWYKKMEACITPYPETSGSDEVAGGELQVFPDRLNAVPPRISSGSISGVTVDAYEEDNREWKKHVKAYKRINSLLDTGRYRNIMDMNAGFGGFAAAIESQKLWVMNVVPTIGEKNRLGVVYERGLIGIYHDWCEAFSTYPRTYDLIHANQLFSLYKNKCNADDILLEMDRILRPEGAVIIRDDVDTLIKVKRIISGMRWDSKMVDHEDGPLVNEKVLIAVKQYWVTNSTSAQ; this is encoded by the exons ATGGCGATAAAGTCGAGTTCTGCTGATAACAAAACCAGAAGCTCTGTTCAGATCTTCATCGTCTTCAGCCTATGCTGCTTCTTCTACATCCTCGGAGCATGGCAGCGAAGCGGCTTCGGCAAAGGAGACAGCATAGCCCTCGAGATGACCAACAGCGGAGCCGACTGCAACATCGTCCCGAGCCTAAACTTCGAGACACACCACGCGGGAGAGTCCAGCATCTCCTCATCATCAGCAAAGGCCAAAACTTTCGAGCCCTGCGATGCTCGTTACACTGACTACACTCCCTGCCAAGACCAGAGGCGCGCCATGACGTTCCCTAGAGACAGCATGATTTACCGCGAGAGGCACTGCGCTCCGGAGAGCGAGAAGCTTAGTTGCCTTGTCCCCGCGCCTAAAGGATACGTCACGCCTTTCTCTTGGCCTAAGAGTAGAGACTACGTGCCTTACGCTAATGCTCCGTATAAGGCCTTGACCGTTGAGAAGGCGATTCAGAATTGGATTCAGTACGAGGGTGAGGTGTTTAGGTTCCCTGGAGGTGGGACTCAGTTCCCTCAGGGGGCTGATAAGTATATCGATCAGCTTGCTTCTGTGATACCTATGGGGAATGGTACTGTTAGGACTGCTTTGGACACTGGTTGTGGg GTTGCAAGCTGGGGAGCTTACTTATGGAGCAGAAACGTGCGTGCGATGTCTTTTGCACCAAGAGATTCACACGAGGCTCAGGTTCAGTTTGCGTTAGAGAGAGGTGTTCCCGCTGTGATTGGTGTTCTTGGAACCATAAAGTTGCCGTACCCAACACGTGCTTTCGACATGGCTCACTGCTCAAGGTGTTTGATTCCATGGGGAGCAAATG ATGGGATGTACTTGATGGAAGTTGACCGTGTGCTTAGACCCGGTGGGTACTGGATCCTATCTGGTCCTCCGATCAACTGGAAAATCAACTACAAGGCGTGGCAACGTCCCAAGGAGGAGCTTGAAGAGGAGCAAAGAAAGATTGAGGAAGCTGCTAAGCTACTCTGCTGGGAGAAGAAGTATGAGCATGGAGAGATCGCTATCTGGCAGAAGAGAGTCAATGATGATGCGTGCCGTTCAAGACAAGATGATCCCAGAGCTAACTTCTGCAAAACTGATGACACCGATGACGTTTGGTACAAGAAAATGGAGGCGTGTATCACACCGTATCCGGAGACGAGCGGTTCAGATGAGGTGGCTGGAGGAGAGCTTCAGGTTTTCCCTGATAGGCTCAATGCGGTGCCGCCTAGGATCTCTAGCGGTTCCATCTCTGGCGTCACGGTTGATGCATACGAAGAGGATAACAGAGAGTGGAAGAAACATGTGAAGGCGTACAAGAGAATCAACAGTTTGCTTGACACGGGAAGGTACCGTAACATCATGGACATGAACGCAGGGTTTGGTGGGTTTGCTGCTGCTATAGAATCACAGAAGCTTTGGGTTATGAATGTTGTCCCAACGATTGGTGAAAAGAATAGACTTGGTGTTGTATATGAACGAGGACTCATTGGAATCTATCATGACTG GTGTGAGGCTTTCTCTACATACCCAAGAACGTATGACTTAATCCATGCGAACCAGCTCTTCAGTCTGTACAAGAACAA GTGCAATGCGGATGACATTCTGCTGGAGATGGATAGAATACTCCGTCCAGAAGGAGCGGTTATAATCAGGGACGATGTGGACACATTGATCAAGGTGAAGAGAATCATATCTGGAATGAGATGGGACTCGAAGATGGTTGATCATGAGGATGGGCCTTTGGTTAATGAGAAGGTTTTGATTGCCGTGAAGCAGTATTGGGTCACCAACTCCACCTCGGCTCAGtga
- the LOC108808004 gene encoding cullin-3A: MSNQKKRNFQIEAFKHRVVVDPKYADKTWQILDRAIHQIYNQDASGLSFEELYRNAYNMVLHKFGDKLYTGFIATMTAHLKDKSKLIEAAQGGSFLEELNKKWNEHNKALEMIRDILMYMDRTYIESTKKPHVHPMGLSLWRDNVVHSPKIHARLLNTLLDLVHKERTGEVIDRGLVRNVTKMFMDLGESVYRDDFEKPFLDASSEFYKVESMEFIEACDCGDYLKKAEKRLTEEIDRVGHYLDGKSEDKITSVVEKEMIANHMQRLVHMENSGLVTMLLNDKYEDLGRMYNLFRRVTSGLATVRDVMTSHLREMGKQLVTDPEKSKDPVEFVQRLLDERDKYDKIISTAFGNDKTFQNASNSSFEYFINLNARSPEFISLFVDDKLRKGLKGIADADVEVVLDKVMMLFRYLQEKDVFEKYYKQHLAKRLLSGKTVSDDAEKSLIVKLKTECGYQFTSKLEGMFTDMKTSEDTMRGFYGSHPELSEGPTLIVQVLTTGSWPTQPAVPCNLPAEVSVLCEKFRSYYLGTHTGRRLSWQTNMGTADIKAIFGKGQKHELNVSTFQMCVLMLFNNSDRLSYKEIEQATEIPAPDLKRCLQSLACVKGKNVIKKEPMSKDIGEEDLFSVNDKFTSKFYKVKIGTVVAQKETEPEKQETRQRVEEDRKPQIEAAIVRIMKSRKILDHNNIIAEVTKQLQPRFLANPTEIKKRIESLIERDFLERDNTDRKLYRYLA, from the exons aTGAGTAACCAGAAGAAGAGGAATTTCCAGATTGAGGCGTTCAAGCACCGCGTCGTCGTGGACCCCAAATACGCCGATAAAACGTGGCAGATCCTCGACCGTGCGATTCATCAGATTTACAACCAAGACGCTAGCGGTCTCAGCTTCGAAGAGCTTTACAg GAACGCTTACAACATGGTCCTGCACAAGTTTGGAGATAAGCTCTACACCGGCTTTATCGCCACCATGACAGCTCATCTCAAGGACAAGTCCAAGCTCATCGAGGCAGCTCAGGGAGGATCGTTTCTCGAAGAGCTCAACAAGAAGTGGAACGAGCACAACAAAGCGTTGGAGATGATACGGGACATCCTAATGTACATGGACAGGACTTACATCGAGAGCACCAAGAAGCCACACGTGCATCCCATGGGGCTTAGTCTGTGGAGGGACAACGTGGTGCATTCGCCTAAGATACACGCGAGGCTTCTCAACACGCTTCTTGATCTGGTCCATAAGGAACGGACCGGCGAGGTTATTGATAGAGGGTTGGTGAGGAATGTGACCAAGATGTTTATGGACTTGGGTGAGTCTGTGTATCGGGATGATTTCGAGAAGCCGTTTTTGGATGCTTCTTCTGAGTTTTACAAGGTTGAGTCGATGGAGTTTATTGAGGCTTGTGATTGTGGGGATTACTTGAAGAAAGCTGAGAAACGTCTGACTGAGGAGATAGATAGGGTGGGACACTACTTGGATGGTAAGAGTGAGGACAAGATTACTAGTGTGGTTGAGAAAGAGATGATTGCTAACCACATGCAGAGGCTGGTTCACATGGAGAATTCAGGTCTTGTTACTATGCTTCTGAATGATAAGTATGAGGATTTGGGTAGGATGTATAACTTGTTCCGCAGGGTGACCAGCGGTCTCGCTACCGTCAGAGATGTGATGACCTCGCATCTAAGGGAAATGGGGAAGCAGCTGGTTACTGATCCGGAGAAGTCAAAGGATCCGGTGGAGTTCGTGCAGCGGCTATTGGACGAGCGGGATAAATATGATAAGATCATCAGCACCGCGTTTGGTAATGATAAAACGTTTCAGAACGCGTCGAATTCTTCGTTTGAGTATTTCATCAACTTGAATGCTCGTTCTCCTGAGTTCATCTCCTTGTTCGTTGATGACAAGCTACGGAAAGGACTCAAAGGTATCGCAGACGCGGATGTGGAGGTCGTCCTTGATAAAGTCATGATGCTGTTCCGCTACTTGCAAGAGAAAGACGTGTTTGAGAAGTACTACAAGCAGCATTTGGCTAAAAGGCTTCTCTCTGGCAAAACCGTGTCGGATGACGCGGAGAAAAGTCTGATCGTGAAACTGAAGACGGAATGTGGCTATCAGTTCACTTCGAAATTGGAAGGCATGTTCACTGACATGAAGACTTCAGAGGACACAATGAGAGGGTTTTACGGTAGTCACCCTGAGCTTTCAGAAGGACCAACACTTATCGTTCAGGTTCTCACTACTGGTTCATGGCCCACACAGCCTGCAGTACCTTGTAATCTCCCAGCTGAAGTTTCGGTTCTCTGCGAGAAGTTCCGCTCTTATTACCTTGGAACCCACACCGGTAGAAGACTGTCATGGCAAACTAACATGGGCACAGCAGATATCAAAGCCATCTTCGGAAAGGGTCAGAAACACGAACTGAACGTGTCGACTTTCCAGATGTGCGTTCTCATGCTGTTCAATAACTCTGATCGTCTCAGCTACAAAGAGATCGAACAGGCTACTGAAATCCCTGCACCAGATCTGAAACGTTGCTTGCAGTCGCTTGCGTGTGTGAAAGGCAAAAACGTGATAAAGAAAGAGCCCATGAGCAAAGACATAGGAGAGGAGGATTTGTTTTCAGTGAACGACAAGTTCACAAGCAAGTTTTACAAAGTGAAGATTGGTACGGTGGTGGCTCAAAAGGAGACGGAACCGGAGAAGCAAGAGACGAGACAGAGAGTAGAGGAAGACAGGAAACCGCAGATTGAAGCAGCGATTGTGAGGATAATGAAGTCGAGAAAGATACTTGACCACAACAACATAATAGCAGAAGTGACGAAACAGTTGCAGCCACGGTTCTTGGCTAACCCAACGGAGATAAAGAAGAGAATCGAGTCGCTCATTGAACGTGATTTCTTGGAAAGGGATAATACGGACCGGAAACTTTACCGCTATTTAGCCTAA
- the LOC108808304 gene encoding origin of replication complex subunit 6, which translates to MDISDIARKLDLSNNKLVVRKAAEIRRLCDAQFDSSVIGVGEICKAVICLEIAASRLQVIFDRQAAIKLSGMSEKAYTRSFNSLQNVIGVKIKLNVKELAIQFGCVRIIKSVQNMLSLYKERFLASLPASRRANADFTRPVFTAAAFYLCAKKQKLKVDKLRLVEVCGTSESEFSCVSTSMIDLCFDCVGVSKEKKDAKEVKGNRELLDVLPGKRRLEDGGYSSDDESSCYKRHKKMEEAKYEDWKSTVVNSIKKNPEKGPKKVIQTSLNFTKKAETEELQVDS; encoded by the exons ATGGATATCTCCGACATAGCGAGAAAGCTCGATCTCTCCAACAACAAGCTTGTCGTCCGAAAAGCTGCCGAGATTCGCCGTCTTTGCGATGCTCAGTTCGATTCATCCGTCATCGGCGTT GGTGAGATCTGTAAAGCGGTGATCTGTCTCGAAATCGCAGCGTCTCG GTTGCAGGTTATTTTCGACAGACAAGCAGCGATTAAGTTGAGTGGTATGTCGGAAAAGGCATACACGAGATCATTCAATAGCCTCCAAAACGTTATTGGAGTCAA GATTAAGCTCAACGTGAAAGAGCTGGCGATTCAGTTTGGGTGCGTTAGGATCATCAAATCCGTGCAAAACATGCTATCTTT GTATAAAGAGAGGTTTCTTGCATCGCTACCAGCGTCAAGACGGGCGAACGCTGACTTCACTAGACCTGTATTTACGGCTGCTGCTTTCTATTTGTGTGCTAAAAAGCAGAAG CTTAAGGTAGATAAGCTTAGGTTGGTTGAGGTTTGTGGAACATCAGAATCTGAATTCTCTTGT GTGTCTACCTCCATGATAGACCTTTGCTTTGACTGTGTTGGGGTCTCTAAGGAGAAGAAAGATGCAAAAGAAGTTAAAGGAAACCGGG AGTTGCTTGATGTGTTACCTGGAAAGAGGAGACTAGAGGACGGTGGATATTCATCTGATGATGAG TCTTCGTGCTACAAAAGACACAAGAAGATGGAGGAGGCTAAGTACGAGGATTGGAAATCGACAGTTGTTAATTCGATCAAGAAGAATCCAGAGAAAG GACCTAAGAAAGTTATACAGACTAGTCTCAATTTCACAAAGAAGGCTGAGACTGAAGAGTTGCAAGTTGATTCATAG